A genomic region of Candidatus Baltobacteraceae bacterium contains the following coding sequences:
- a CDS encoding alpha/beta hydrolase: MPLIALACVLVGCNGSSGATPAPTASASSFVSAPCPKTPQPIPELSTARCGLLVVPEDRRHPSGRTITLSVAIVKAASAKPKSDPIVWLAGGPGDDALTEIPMAMAGKLNKNRDVIFMSQRGTYTAQPKLTCDVVDRLAEETLNMPFDAAATGKAYAVATRKCRGELSAETSDLGAYNTLESSDDMEALRIALHVAKWNVYGISYGTDLALNYMRMHPGGIRAVGIDGIFPPSLAGGVASWPSAAEGLDAIFKACGEQTACHQRYGDIARTFQQLVNQYEASPKTFSVTVPGHTGKVDVMVSGGMLLQWAVSPGSHIAGEVPAAIDALANGDATFIASTWAQLKLNPAAIGVLSYGLFNGVSCGEWVPYETEADVVNSGRDAFPMFSLSIWHNAPNLQFMRENCAVWKVPAVASTVRDVTHSKIPTLVVSAQYDAQTAASFGAYVARTLPNSTVMTIPNIAHVAYGSPSAEANACAFSIAQSFFDNLTRADTSCIKKIPPTKFKISSAP; encoded by the coding sequence ATGCCGCTTATCGCTTTGGCCTGCGTGCTCGTAGGATGCAACGGCAGTTCGGGGGCTACTCCGGCGCCGACGGCAAGCGCGTCGTCGTTTGTCTCCGCCCCGTGCCCGAAGACGCCGCAGCCGATTCCCGAGCTGAGCACTGCGCGCTGCGGGCTGCTCGTTGTTCCCGAAGACCGCCGTCATCCAAGCGGCCGTACGATTACGCTGTCGGTCGCCATTGTGAAGGCAGCGTCGGCAAAACCGAAGAGCGACCCGATCGTCTGGCTTGCCGGCGGTCCCGGCGACGATGCACTGACCGAGATTCCGATGGCAATGGCCGGCAAGCTCAATAAAAATCGCGACGTGATCTTTATGTCGCAGCGCGGCACCTACACCGCTCAACCTAAACTCACGTGCGACGTCGTGGATCGCTTGGCCGAAGAGACGCTGAACATGCCGTTCGACGCTGCAGCGACCGGAAAAGCCTACGCGGTTGCAACGCGCAAGTGCCGCGGGGAGCTCTCCGCGGAAACGTCCGATCTCGGCGCCTACAACACGTTGGAAAGTTCCGACGATATGGAAGCGCTGCGAATTGCTCTGCACGTTGCGAAATGGAATGTTTACGGGATCTCATACGGAACCGATCTCGCGCTAAATTACATGCGCATGCATCCCGGCGGCATCCGCGCGGTTGGGATCGACGGCATCTTTCCTCCGTCGCTTGCCGGTGGCGTAGCTTCGTGGCCTAGCGCTGCCGAAGGGCTCGACGCAATCTTCAAAGCTTGCGGCGAACAGACGGCGTGCCACCAACGCTACGGCGATATCGCCCGTACGTTCCAGCAGCTCGTTAACCAGTACGAAGCCTCACCCAAGACATTCAGCGTCACGGTGCCCGGGCATACCGGCAAGGTGGACGTGATGGTCAGTGGCGGGATGCTGCTGCAGTGGGCGGTGTCACCCGGATCGCATATTGCGGGCGAGGTGCCCGCCGCGATCGACGCGCTCGCTAACGGCGATGCAACGTTTATTGCGTCGACGTGGGCGCAGCTCAAACTCAATCCTGCCGCCATCGGGGTGCTGAGTTACGGCCTCTTCAACGGCGTTTCGTGCGGCGAATGGGTGCCATACGAAACCGAAGCAGACGTCGTGAACTCCGGCCGCGATGCGTTCCCCATGTTCTCGCTTTCCATCTGGCACAACGCTCCCAATTTGCAGTTCATGCGTGAGAACTGCGCCGTTTGGAAGGTACCCGCCGTTGCTTCCACAGTACGCGACGTAACGCACAGCAAAATTCCGACGCTCGTCGTGTCTGCGCAGTACGACGCTCAAACTGCGGCATCGTTCGGTGCCTATGTTGCGCGAACGCTGCCGAACTCGACCGTCATGACCATACCCAACATTGCCCACGTCGCATACGGCAGTCCCTCCGCCGAGGCGAATGCGTGTGCTTTCTCAATCGCGCAGTCTTTCTTCGACAACTTGACCCGGGCGGACACGAGCTGCATCAAGAAGATCCCGCCGACCAAATTTAAGATCAGCTCCGCCCCGTAA